A genomic segment from Schistocerca piceifrons isolate TAMUIC-IGC-003096 chromosome 4, iqSchPice1.1, whole genome shotgun sequence encodes:
- the LOC124794872 gene encoding inositol monophosphatase 2-like — protein MADGSMDECYQVVLQLAKDAGKLVRDRIWKKKDIEFKSCEVDLVTETDKEVEKLLISGLSSHFPSHKFIGEEATAAGEKCVLTDDPTWIIDPVDGTMNFVHGFPNVCISIGLWKNKTAEIGIIYNPVLEQLFTARKGQGSYMNGTRIHASKETELSKALLLVEMGTSRDPEKLKVVLENVTELVPIVHGTRSLGSAAMNMAMVALGAADAYYEFGIHAWDIAAGDLIVREAGGVCLDPAGGPLDVMSRRMLCAGTQSLANELVPKLKQYYPERD, from the exons TTAGTGAGAGATCGTATATGGAAGAAAAAGGATATTGAATTTAAATCGTGTGAAGTTGACCTTGTAACAGAGACTGACAAAGAAGTTGAGAAGCTCTTGATCTCTGGACTATCATCACATTTTCCGTCACATAA aTTTATTGGTGAAGAGGCAACAGCAGCTGGTGAGAAATGTGTACTAACAGATGATCCAACATGGATCATTGACCCTGTCGATGGAACAATGAACTTTGTTCATGGCTTCCCAAATGTTTGTATATCTATAGGCTTATGGAAGAACAAAACAGCAGAAATTGGTATCATATACAATCCTGTGCTAGAGCAGCTTTTCACTGCAAGAAAAGGACAAGGTTCATACATGAATGGCACTAGAATTCATGCTTCAAAGGAAACAG AATTATCGAAAGCCCTACTGCTGGTTGAAATGGGAACAAGTCGTGACCCTGAAAAACTGAAAGTTGTTTTGGAGAATGTCACAGAATTGGTGCCAATAGTTCATGG CACTCGATCACTAGGGTCTGCAGCAATGAATATGGCCATGGTAGCCCTGGGTGCTGCTGATGCTTATTATGAGTTTGGAATCCATGCTTGGGACATTGCAGCTGGAGATCTTATTGTAAGAGAGGCAGGTGGTGTGTGTTTGGATCCTGCAG GAGGTCCACTTGATGTCATGAGTCGACGAATGTTGTGTGCTGGAACTCAGTCATTAGCTAATGAGCTTGTACCCAAATTGAAGCAGTATTATCCTGAACGTGATTAA